Below is a genomic region from Verrucomicrobiales bacterium.
CCCGCGGGTCGGTCGTCGTGCTTTTAAGAACTTCCTTCTGAAAGACGCGGCGGCCCAGCCACTCCCGGGTGGCGCGTTCGTCGAACCCGCCATTCCCGTTATTGTGCAGCGTCCATCCCTTGATTCCTTTGATCAGTCCCAGAGCGTAGTGATACACGCGGTCACGGTTGTAACCATCGCTGAGTGCATCCCGCACCTTGACCAACTCGAGCTCAACCAAGATTTGCGGCAGCCCCTGCTCCACCTTGCCCTTGAAATAAAAGAACGTTTTGAGGGCCGCAAAGAAGTCACGCTGATCCTTGCTGTAGGTGTATCCGGGCTTCAGATTCTGATTGGAATCAAGCGCCTCCGGACTACCCCACCCAAACTCCTGGTCCGGGTCAACCCCATGTCCGAGAAAGGCGGGACCGGCAATCGGACGACCATGCTCGGGTGTATAGCGAACGCCGTTCCGCTGGCCGCGAATAAGGTCGCGAAGATCCCATGGACTCTTGCGTGCAAATGCTGAGTTAGGACCAAAACGGGGTCCGGGTCCGGCGATGAGCCCATTGATATCGGTCCCCATGGCGACATGGCTTCCCTCCATCTCCTCCAAGGCCTGGAGATACAACTGGCTCACCGTCTTGGAAGTGCCCGCACAGTCATTATCAACTTCCGACGACGTGTAGGTGCGCGTCGAGGCACGTGCGGCGGTATACAGGTCGGCATTCTCATAGCCTACCCCAAAGAGGCCTCCCAACTTCCGGATACGCTTCATCTGCGCACTGGTCCGATGGTTCTCGTTGGCGCCCTCCTTAGCCTGGTAGCGGAGACTGTTGTGCCCTGAATTGACGGGATAGCCGACCGGATTGGCCTCGGCCATGGCGAAGACCGAGTTGATGGTGTGCTGGGACATGTGATCCACATCGATCATGACACCCATCGACATCATCTGCTGAATCGCGTAGCGGCCCAGCTTGGTCAATCCACGGGCGTTCCGATGCCCGAAGGGAGCCTTGCCAGGACTTTTGTCAGGGTACGTCGGATAGTTGTTCCCCACGGGCCAAAGGTCGGGGGGAACCGCCTTGAGATTTTCAGGCAGCTCGCTCGTTAACCCCGCGGCGCCCACCATCGCGAGTGGTAACAATCCTGCGCCCGCCCCAGGCGGAAGGCCGCCCCAAGCCTCCGCGATCGCAGGCAATAACCCAGCGACCGCCGGCAGCAAAAGAGCTCCCACCCCAATCTCCACCTTGTGCTTGTCCATCTCCTCCAGAAGATCCATCCGCGGAGGCAACCAGTAATCAATGCGGTCAGCGGGGGTCGCCGGCTCAACAGCCAAGGCGCGACCATTCAAAAACTTGTTGGCAATGTTCAACATCGGGTTGGATACCGGTGTCCCACCCCACTTGTTGTCCATCAGGTGCACGGGAAAGATGTAGCGCAAGCCCATGCTGTGCAATTGCGTCAAGGCCACGCGGACCTTCTCCTTGTCCGCGGCGGTCGGGTTCTCCTCGTCCACCACCCGACGGTGCAAAGCCAAGTTCCCGATGTCATCGAGCTCGGATCCGAGAATGATGGCGAGCTTGTTCCGTCGAACAATGTCCCGCAGCTCAAATGGATCCAGGGCAATCTCCAGGAAATCATCATGCCGAGCGACAAACGATTTGATGGCCTTGATTTGGTTGGTCGCCACATTCATGTCATCGATCGGGCCCTCGCCCTTGCTTGCGGCTCCCAGCAGCGGGTTGTTGACGCAGAGCGCCACCATGACGCGTAGGCCTCCATCGTAAGCCCGACGGATCCACTCGTGCCACATCTGCTGATGCGTGATGGTGCTAAACACCGGCCAATGACGAAACCGCGCGTACTCGTTGCCATTGATGCGGTCGCTGGACCATCCCTCGCGATGCGGATCATTGCCCTTGTCGTCCATGGCCATCATCACCGCCTGTCTCAGATAATCGCCACAGGGATTGTTGAAGGGATCCCAACCTCCGTGGGCGCAATTGCAGTCACCCAGGGCTTTGCCGATATCGTTCGGAGTGAGGGCACCGCCGTCGGGAGCCCCAAACATGATCTTTTCCGCGAACCCGAGGTGACTCATCGGATGCGTGTGAAGATCCGCCATCCCCCAGACCGGGGAATCCCAATCATAGTAATGACCTTCCAGCAGCACCACCGCCGGCCGTTCCTGACCGCCGACAGTCACGGTCTGGGCGAGCAACGCCCGATCATTGAATTGAAAATCATCCACGTTCAGATGCCCGGTCTCGGATTGATCAACAATCCGGATCCGGGCGCGCTTCCCGAGAAGCTGATGCGTAGGAACATCGGCGTTCCAAGACACCCGACGCATCAGTTCCTTACCGTGCCCCGTGACGAACTGCTCCGGCGCATACCAAACATTTCCAAACCTCTCAGCACCATTGGCCGACGGGGCCGATTCCACCAGCAATTCGACCCGCAGCCGTTCGCTGTCTTGGCCTCCTCCAACCAGGAAATGGATGAATCGATTCGAAAT
It encodes:
- a CDS encoding membrane dipeptidase, which translates into the protein MKSISKIQGLVTALVCALLSFSAQGACLELTCPRDIVITVSSASSRPVSYQPRAINTCDRTPVEVQCTPPSGSLFPIGETVVQCSASFGRETVRCQFKVVVRDLTPPVITTPNSMEVPCTGYELLHGGSGALVPFVVKATDNSGLTPTVICTPASGSWMTVGTNVVKCVATDKSGNSATNQFSIVVVPGPHCKVRLPPSESSPDNWSFELGLESWTPSGGAFEFQPVTGGSIRLHRVEQLKKQMEKQIGGDYWRNLSYRVGAKGQHWIGTSENFSIPPGPLFEAEDSNDALKGTLTSKAFFISNRFIHFLVGGGQDSERLRVELLVESAPSANGAERFGNVWYAPEQFVTGHGKELMRRVSWNADVPTHQLLGKRARIRIVDQSETGHLNVDDFQFNDRALLAQTVTVGGQERPAVVLLEGHYYDWDSPVWGMADLHTHPMSHLGFAEKIMFGAPDGGALTPNDIGKALGDCNCAHGGWDPFNNPCGDYLRQAVMMAMDDKGNDPHREGWSSDRINGNEYARFRHWPVFSTITHQQMWHEWIRRAYDGGLRVMVALCVNNPLLGAASKGEGPIDDMNVATNQIKAIKSFVARHDDFLEIALDPFELRDIVRRNKLAIILGSELDDIGNLALHRRVVDEENPTAADKEKVRVALTQLHSMGLRYIFPVHLMDNKWGGTPVSNPMLNIANKFLNGRALAVEPATPADRIDYWLPPRMDLLEEMDKHKVEIGVGALLLPAVAGLLPAIAEAWGGLPPGAGAGLLPLAMVGAAGLTSELPENLKAVPPDLWPVGNNYPTYPDKSPGKAPFGHRNARGLTKLGRYAIQQMMSMGVMIDVDHMSQHTINSVFAMAEANPVGYPVNSGHNSLRYQAKEGANENHRTSAQMKRIRKLGGLFGVGYENADLYTAARASTRTYTSSEVDNDCAGTSKTVSQLYLQALEEMEGSHVAMGTDINGLIAGPGPRFGPNSAFARKSPWDLRDLIRGQRNGVRYTPEHGRPIAGPAFLGHGVDPDQEFGWGSPEALDSNQNLKPGYTYSKDQRDFFAALKTFFYFKGKVEQGLPQILVELELVKVRDALSDGYNRDRVYHYALGLIKGIKGWTLHNNGNGGFDERATREWLGRRVFQKEVLKSTTTDPRDDLYSLRLSSLRGVWNDYHHIFGKNVPLTRCKTVVDGKEFKDWDINFEGVAHYGLLPDLFQDMTNVGMEYYDLSPLFQSAEDFAGMWVRTLEASDAFNRPRLQIDQVYLFGNPLAGVTWYGLEEDRLEESSSLSESPAWKPSVSHAEWKEGWRRALVSLSEGVERKFYRVVRPAPTGSRP